A stretch of the Vulcanisaeta souniana JCM 11219 genome encodes the following:
- a CDS encoding RecB-family nuclease has product MDCQQAVNNVIPVIHNPASVQKLLDAVRVSLGFGVRTIVVTKAVGTAAQQGIPEAFRLVLKSGVALVVLPDIKDAVELLRPDNIYFLSTRGDSMGEIKGKSLMVIQASDQPFMQSELALGRQVRVVGRDIGSTALLTLALTRVLGPCIE; this is encoded by the coding sequence GTGGATTGCCAACAAGCAGTGAATAATGTAATACCGGTAATACACAACCCAGCCAGTGTTCAGAAACTTCTTGATGCAGTCAGGGTATCCCTTGGTTTTGGTGTGAGGACCATAGTGGTTACCAAGGCCGTGGGTACCGCGGCACAGCAGGGAATACCGGAGGCATTCAGGCTTGTCCTTAAGTCGGGCGTGGCACTGGTGGTGTTGCCGGATATTAAGGATGCCGTTGAGTTACTACGACCAGACAACATTTACTTCCTGAGTACCAGGGGTGATTCCATGGGTGAGATTAAGGGTAAGTCGTTAATGGTGATCCAAGCCTCAGATCAGCCGTTCATGCAGAGTGAGTTGGCCCTTGGTAGGCAAGTCAGGGTTGTGGGTAGGGACATAGGCAGTACGGCGCTTCTTACCCTGGCCCTTACCAGGGTTCTTGGTCCATGCATTGAGTGA
- a CDS encoding 50S ribosomal protein L37e, with amino-acid sequence MGKGTPSFGRMNNGWTHIRCPRCGRHAYNPVKGYCAACGWGKSKKIRRYSWQNKKVNKVRVR; translated from the coding sequence ATGGGGAAGGGAACACCATCATTCGGAAGAATGAACAATGGCTGGACACACATTAGATGCCCAAGGTGCGGTAGGCATGCCTACAACCCAGTAAAGGGCTACTGCGCGGCCTGCGGCTGGGGCAAATCAAAGAAGATCAGGCGCTACTCATGGCAGAACAAGAAGGTCAATAAGGTCAGGGTCCGTTAA
- a CDS encoding MBL fold metallo-hydrolase: MELIPIAEESLGVRSMAMFIRTKDLSILLDPGISLSPNRYGLPPHPRELERVKALRGILEKYAEEAKYVFISHYHRDHFTVPYPSIYMYTTSESYRKVYNDKVILMKSPEDENWSQKRRYYGLRQAVDGIAKDLVLADGKEFTMGSTRLVTSRSLPHGEDNAKTGKVIAITVIDGDESLTFMPDVEGPVSQLAIDYIMAMKPQTLVVGGPPIYLARRGFGEEYLGTALRSLTTIVRAGFLNKLVIAHHTLRDLNWRNTLRVLFEEADRQGISIMTYARLLNREDELLEAMRKELYAREPPPKDYLKQFRSTEDEA, from the coding sequence ATGGAGTTAATACCGATAGCCGAGGAAAGCCTTGGCGTCAGGTCAATGGCTATGTTCATAAGGACCAAGGACTTATCAATACTCCTGGACCCAGGAATAAGCCTATCACCAAATAGATATGGATTACCACCGCATCCCCGCGAACTAGAGAGGGTCAAGGCGTTAAGGGGTATCCTTGAGAAATATGCTGAGGAGGCGAAATACGTATTCATAAGCCACTACCACAGGGATCATTTCACTGTGCCGTACCCAAGTATTTACATGTACACGACAAGCGAGAGCTATAGGAAAGTATACAACGATAAAGTTATATTAATGAAATCACCTGAAGATGAGAATTGGAGCCAAAAAAGGAGGTACTATGGTTTAAGGCAGGCCGTTGACGGTATTGCGAAGGACTTGGTGCTTGCTGACGGTAAAGAGTTCACCATGGGTTCAACGAGACTAGTAACATCGCGGTCATTGCCACACGGTGAAGATAACGCAAAGACCGGCAAGGTTATAGCAATCACCGTGATTGATGGGGATGAATCATTAACGTTCATGCCAGATGTTGAGGGGCCAGTCTCGCAATTAGCAATCGATTATATAATGGCCATGAAACCACAGACATTAGTGGTTGGTGGGCCACCCATATACCTAGCAAGAAGGGGCTTTGGTGAGGAGTACCTCGGCACCGCCCTTAGGAGTCTCACTACGATAGTAAGGGCTGGTTTCCTCAATAAATTAGTCATAGCCCACCACACACTAAGGGACCTAAACTGGAGAAACACATTGAGGGTACTATTCGAGGAGGCAGATAGGCAGGGAATCTCGATAATGACGTACGCTAGACTGCTCAATCGTGAAGATGAATTACTAGAGGCAATGAGGAAGGAACTATACGCAAGAGAACCACCACCAAAGGACTACCTCAAGCAGTTCAGGAGTACTGAGGATGAGGCGTAA
- a CDS encoding alpha-mannosidase has product MSVGFNLRDAVSVRTKLFYLEAASIMGVDAVNLEACGGALCGSVTVRDFGEPWFFVDVVGEGTLRVDDLQFAVFNYGDEGESRWVRASPGRHSLSLVLSPVRMFGERRVGFNGIYVVYREPSLFNFVLRTKLLLDVAEAFEDLRADYLKVLNDALDVISLDSVANWQLEFAVKAHIVEPPGFVRDLFNYYDPKELTHLRPPDFGELGRAAREGVRILEEGVEGLRVRRGPRGIVYVAGHAHIDLGWLWNRDVTREKVRRTIINVLSLIQSYPELTFLVSNMAYLRWLSEDKDLWTRIKEAVKAGRIIPVGGMWVESDVNLPGGESLTRQFLYGQRFLLREVGFATEIGWLPDTFGFPASLPQILRKAGIKVFFEHKMYWNTINKFPFSVFLWEGIDGSVIPTVNYATYGADLTPRQIARAWSDHTSPELPAFLPFGKGDGGGGPTWLMLERFRAYRDLPGMPRLVMGNLRDFVNEVVKDNSLPRWRGELYLEIHRGVYTNGIRLKQLVRALETRLKELETFSVIAGVRRSHEEFWYPLLEAEYHDPMGATSTKAVYEEIINELEEDLKNVNNELMNVLRGVLGAGSFITIVNSLPWTRREVVMVREELSGIPTQRVDGGYLALVDIPALGWRSFKAGSGDSSGDVSVGNNYVENSMIKVIFDGSLKIYDKETNRWAVEEGYLVACEDMPGRWDGWDIEAYYRRVCSRLEPIGFSVVERGPLRGCIEVNYGFRDSSIRQRICVNALSRRVDVENETDWKERFTLLKAMYRLGIFGHNASFEIPYGVINRPTRPSNTWEVAKFEVPALRWVDVWDPDYGIAIINDGRQGYSVEENTIAITLLRSPIYPNPFLDYGHNKFTYAIYPHLGDWRTAQVPRRAYEFNQPPIVVEGTAGGDSSFLEITNPAIMLEVLKWGEDSGIALRLYETYGINTCTGIKGLIGGNGIEVDLLELNRYGEVDLGNLCFRPYEVRTILVRS; this is encoded by the coding sequence GTGTCTGTGGGATTTAATTTGAGAGATGCTGTTAGTGTTAGGACTAAGTTGTTTTATCTTGAGGCTGCTTCCATAATGGGTGTTGATGCCGTTAATCTTGAGGCTTGCGGTGGTGCCCTCTGCGGCTCTGTCACGGTTAGGGATTTTGGTGAGCCTTGGTTTTTCGTTGATGTTGTTGGTGAGGGTACTCTCAGGGTTGATGATCTTCAGTTCGCGGTTTTTAATTACGGTGATGAGGGTGAGAGTAGGTGGGTTAGGGCTTCCCCAGGTAGGCACTCCTTGTCGCTTGTTTTGTCCCCGGTTAGGATGTTTGGTGAGCGTAGGGTTGGCTTCAACGGTATATACGTCGTCTATAGGGAACCTTCTCTATTCAACTTCGTCCTAAGGACCAAGCTCTTACTTGATGTTGCCGAGGCCTTTGAGGATCTGAGGGCCGACTACCTTAAGGTGCTTAATGATGCCCTTGACGTTATTTCCCTGGACTCGGTGGCTAATTGGCAGTTGGAGTTTGCCGTTAAGGCCCATATTGTCGAGCCGCCGGGCTTTGTTAGAGACTTGTTTAATTACTATGATCCCAAGGAACTCACGCATCTTAGGCCACCTGACTTTGGCGAGCTTGGTAGGGCGGCTAGAGAGGGGGTGAGGATTCTTGAGGAGGGTGTTGAGGGCTTGAGGGTTAGGAGGGGCCCTAGGGGTATTGTTTATGTGGCTGGTCATGCCCATATTGACCTTGGTTGGTTGTGGAATAGGGACGTGACTAGGGAGAAGGTTAGGAGGACGATTATCAACGTCCTATCTCTAATTCAGTCATACCCGGAGCTCACATTCTTGGTCTCAAACATGGCATACCTAAGGTGGCTCAGTGAGGATAAGGATCTGTGGACTAGGATTAAGGAGGCAGTTAAGGCTGGTAGGATAATACCAGTGGGTGGTATGTGGGTTGAGAGTGATGTTAACCTGCCCGGTGGTGAGTCCCTGACCAGGCAATTCCTATATGGACAGAGATTTCTGCTTAGAGAAGTTGGTTTCGCCACGGAGATTGGGTGGCTACCCGACACCTTCGGTTTCCCTGCCTCATTGCCACAGATACTCAGGAAGGCCGGTATCAAGGTGTTCTTTGAGCATAAGATGTATTGGAATACCATCAATAAATTCCCATTCTCAGTATTCCTTTGGGAGGGAATTGACGGTTCAGTAATACCCACAGTAAACTACGCAACCTACGGCGCCGACCTAACGCCTAGGCAGATAGCTAGGGCCTGGTCAGACCACACAAGCCCTGAATTACCTGCCTTTCTACCCTTCGGTAAAGGTGATGGCGGTGGTGGACCAACTTGGTTAATGCTAGAGAGGTTCAGGGCGTATAGGGACTTGCCTGGTATGCCGAGACTTGTGATGGGTAATTTAAGGGATTTCGTTAACGAAGTCGTGAAAGACAACTCACTGCCTAGGTGGAGGGGCGAGCTTTACCTGGAGATTCACAGGGGCGTCTACACTAATGGCATTAGGCTCAAGCAATTGGTTAGAGCCCTCGAAACAAGACTCAAAGAGTTAGAGACATTTAGCGTGATTGCGGGCGTTAGGAGAAGCCATGAGGAGTTTTGGTACCCACTCCTTGAGGCTGAGTATCATGATCCGATGGGGGCCACGTCCACTAAGGCCGTTTATGAAGAAATTATTAATGAGCTTGAGGAGGACCTGAAGAATGTTAATAATGAGCTAATGAATGTACTCAGAGGTGTTCTTGGCGCAGGTTCCTTCATAACCATTGTTAATTCATTACCCTGGACCCGTAGAGAGGTGGTCATGGTTAGGGAGGAATTGAGCGGCATACCCACTCAGAGAGTTGATGGTGGTTACTTAGCCCTTGTTGACATCCCAGCACTGGGCTGGAGGTCCTTTAAGGCCGGCAGTGGCGATTCCTCTGGTGACGTCAGTGTTGGCAATAACTATGTAGAGAATTCCATGATTAAGGTTATCTTTGATGGCTCGCTTAAAATCTACGATAAGGAGACCAATAGGTGGGCAGTCGAGGAGGGCTACCTAGTGGCATGTGAGGACATGCCGGGCCGCTGGGATGGTTGGGACATAGAGGCCTACTACAGGAGGGTTTGCAGTAGGTTGGAGCCTATTGGCTTTAGTGTAGTGGAGAGGGGCCCGTTGAGGGGTTGCATCGAGGTCAATTATGGGTTTAGGGACTCGAGCATTAGGCAAAGGATTTGCGTAAACGCCCTCAGTAGACGTGTTGATGTGGAGAACGAGACTGATTGGAAGGAGAGATTTACGTTACTTAAGGCCATGTATAGGCTTGGGATCTTCGGGCATAATGCATCCTTTGAGATACCCTATGGCGTAATTAATAGACCGACGAGACCGAGCAATACCTGGGAGGTTGCAAAGTTTGAGGTTCCTGCCCTGCGTTGGGTTGATGTTTGGGATCCTGATTACGGTATTGCAATTATTAATGATGGTAGACAGGGTTATTCGGTGGAGGAGAATACTATAGCAATAACGCTACTCAGGTCGCCCATTTACCCAAATCCATTCCTTGATTACGGACACAATAAATTCACCTATGCCATATACCCACACCTGGGCGACTGGAGAACTGCTCAGGTACCAAGGAGGGCCTACGAGTTCAACCAACCACCAATAGTTGTTGAGGGTACGGCTGGTGGCGATTCCTCATTCCTCGAAATTACGAATCCAGCAATAATGCTTGAAGTCCTTAAGTGGGGTGAGGATTCGGGGATTGCTCTGAGGTTATACGAGACCTATGGCATCAACACATGCACTGGTATCAAGGGCTTAATCGGTGGTAATGGTATCGAGGTGGATCTACTGGAGCTTAATAGGTATGGCGAGGTTGATCTGGGCAATCTTTGCTTTAGGCCCTATGAGGTGAGGACTATTTTAGTTAGGTCATAG
- a CDS encoding CBS domain-containing protein — MRIKELIKDGVISCKTTDPITCAVAKMYMNNVGSVLITDENEKPAGIFTERDLVRVVAEGINLDTPLVKVMSRKLITANASESIVSAAMKMIENNIRHLPVVEENRAIGMISIRDLVRALMTQELAYP, encoded by the coding sequence ATGAGAATCAAGGAATTAATCAAGGACGGGGTCATATCCTGCAAGACCACTGATCCAATAACCTGCGCCGTAGCAAAAATGTACATGAACAACGTTGGCAGCGTCCTCATAACTGATGAAAACGAAAAACCCGCAGGAATATTCACTGAAAGAGACTTGGTAAGGGTGGTGGCTGAGGGGATAAACCTGGACACACCGTTAGTCAAGGTCATGAGCAGGAAACTCATAACAGCAAACGCCTCGGAATCCATAGTATCAGCGGCCATGAAAATGATCGAGAACAACATAAGACACCTACCAGTGGTTGAGGAAAATAGAGCAATAGGTATGATAAGCATTAGAGACCTAGTAAGGGCGCTAATGACCCAGGAACTAGCTTACCCATAA
- a CDS encoding winged helix-turn-helix transcriptional regulator: MRGLIVSMPSAINEVKKVLSNYSSFEVTTELGNDLSGYDIIGIVGTDRFIIMNLHRLNSWDGPILTVGFGISFLNSIDITSLDKAIPNIITGNYDTEEILRLAVDIKGKRLPNAVNEVAIFPAKSAITIEYSLYVNGEYVWHDVADGLIVSTPTGSTAYAMSAGGPLIHSRARVLEIVTVNSTNLARVPIIVPSDSTIEIRDLISRSRVEIIIDGSIRSYAGSEVRIMSGRPIKLIRIGNMSSSIGRYEKKLSLLSNMDLPPSAKFILKILEYEGQLTQKEIMEKTMLPSRTVRNALNILIRKGLIKRQVILRGNKEVAIYSLPSMSR, translated from the coding sequence ATGAGGGGATTAATAGTATCCATGCCCAGTGCGATCAATGAGGTCAAGAAAGTCCTTAGTAACTATTCGTCATTTGAAGTAACCACGGAATTAGGCAATGACCTAAGTGGTTATGATATCATTGGTATTGTTGGTACTGATAGGTTCATTATTATGAACCTGCATAGGCTAAATTCATGGGATGGACCAATACTTACTGTCGGCTTTGGAATAAGCTTCCTAAATTCAATAGACATAACAAGCCTCGACAAGGCAATACCTAACATAATCACCGGCAATTATGATACCGAGGAAATACTGAGACTCGCAGTGGACATTAAGGGAAAAAGACTACCTAATGCCGTTAATGAGGTTGCCATATTTCCAGCAAAGAGCGCAATAACCATTGAGTATAGTCTTTATGTGAATGGGGAGTACGTTTGGCACGATGTAGCTGATGGCTTAATCGTGTCCACACCCACGGGTTCCACGGCGTATGCAATGTCAGCCGGAGGACCATTGATACACTCGAGAGCCCGCGTACTTGAGATCGTTACGGTGAACAGTACGAACTTAGCGAGGGTACCAATTATAGTGCCCAGCGACTCAACAATAGAGATAAGGGACCTAATTTCCAGGTCCAGGGTGGAGATCATAATAGACGGTAGTATTAGGTCCTATGCGGGAAGCGAAGTTAGAATAATGTCTGGCAGACCGATAAAACTCATCAGGATCGGTAACATGTCGAGTAGCATAGGACGTTACGAAAAGAAACTAAGCCTACTATCCAACATGGACCTTCCACCAAGTGCCAAGTTCATACTTAAGATCCTGGAATATGAAGGGCAATTAACGCAAAAGGAGATTATGGAAAAAACCATGCTCCCAAGCAGAACCGTCAGAAATGCATTGAATATTTTAATTAGGAAGGGGCTAATCAAGAGGCAAGTGATCCTCAGGGGTAATAAGGAGGTTGCGATATACTCATTACCGTCCATGTCACGCTAA
- a CDS encoding CBS domain-containing protein — MSAPLVNELMNNAIVIAKPKDIISKVISDMRDHRVWVVPVINDNGKLVGVLSYRELLERRVSLRSKVSSAMSPPYSISQDSDLTRAMGKILILRVRALPVVDSSMNLVGILTREKVLRYLLDSRLLPRVNISSVMSKPAITIEADEAVARAKWLMIRHGITRLPVLESSKLYGIVSMRDIVERLYYASIPRRSRRGDVVGTEDDILAAPVKAVATTPVITISDNNDIYTAVNVMLDNGISGMPVISGDSVVGVLSSYDVIKTAIKPYEEIPIEAKLADVDENTKSLIEKVITNYVAKINRMTNVIDLKINIKKYEKGGEEKRSKFSVHIMLKDNVNVYAVNEVDWDPVNAVRYAFETLIRRIEREINRVRDTRRRGKMRGGPPTGE; from the coding sequence ATGAGCGCACCACTAGTTAACGAGCTCATGAATAACGCAATAGTCATTGCAAAACCAAAGGACATTATATCAAAGGTTATCTCCGACATGAGGGACCACAGGGTATGGGTCGTCCCTGTGATCAACGATAACGGTAAACTAGTTGGCGTCCTAAGCTATAGGGAACTTCTTGAGCGCAGGGTTAGTCTCAGGTCCAAGGTTTCCAGTGCAATGTCGCCACCATACTCAATAAGTCAGGATTCAGACTTGACAAGGGCAATGGGCAAAATCCTCATCCTAAGGGTTAGGGCGCTACCCGTAGTGGACTCCAGTATGAATCTAGTTGGCATCCTAACAAGGGAGAAGGTGTTGCGGTACCTGCTGGATAGTAGGTTGCTGCCCCGTGTAAACATATCATCGGTAATGTCAAAGCCCGCGATTACAATCGAGGCTGATGAAGCCGTGGCCAGGGCTAAATGGCTCATGATTAGGCATGGGATAACACGACTGCCAGTACTCGAGTCAAGTAAATTATATGGCATCGTCTCCATGAGGGACATAGTGGAGAGGCTTTACTACGCATCAATACCAAGGCGCAGCCGGAGGGGCGATGTAGTTGGAACTGAGGATGACATACTTGCGGCACCCGTGAAGGCCGTGGCAACGACACCGGTAATAACCATAAGTGATAATAATGATATTTACACAGCCGTAAATGTAATGCTCGATAATGGGATATCCGGCATGCCGGTTATTTCAGGGGATTCCGTGGTAGGCGTATTATCGAGCTATGATGTGATAAAGACTGCCATTAAGCCATACGAGGAAATACCCATAGAGGCGAAACTCGCTGATGTAGATGAGAATACCAAGTCATTGATTGAGAAGGTGATAACGAATTACGTGGCTAAGATCAATAGGATGACTAACGTCATAGACCTAAAAATAAACATTAAGAAGTATGAAAAGGGTGGCGAAGAAAAGAGGAGTAAGTTCTCAGTGCACATAATGCTTAAGGATAACGTGAATGTGTATGCCGTGAACGAGGTTGATTGGGATCCAGTGAATGCCGTCAGGTATGCCTTCGAGACCTTGATCAGGAGAATTGAAAGGGAAATAAATAGGGTAAGGGACACTCGGAGAAGGGGTAAGATGCGTGGAGGGCCGCCAACCGGCGAGTAA
- a CDS encoding aldehyde ferredoxin oxidoreductase N-terminal domain-containing protein — MKVLRINLSDNSWRIEDTTAQGPVTLGVKVHNEANSWGLDPFDPQVPFVIGMGPFVGGKMPGFHRLMVVFKSPMTRTLHVAALGGAAYKFMGSGIDVVIITGKSKSPVVAFLSSDGVELRVVEPIFEYGNYHGAYAFTKYLLDTYREFFVKYNARAVVVGPAALSTYNGALVSIDVNPLKGEFRPGAEDFAARGGPGTALAMGHNMVGIVAGGTYRARYAKVNDMEFINKVMIESFKKPFRQVMDEKTIKYRFDPGIGTGGTFGVNYPHYRELLPLFGYKSIYLPREVRAQHVEAILRLFWKPFNDEVFVRSKSWYNCGDFGCSVVCKKVWHGKKVDYEPFHAMGPFIGNYIFEEAVPLVDLIDQYGLDAIEMGHVVAWLFDSLEHGLLKPEEVGLNDKPVFDPLRFNPTIDSRKNARLADELIRGFVGRSTEVLRLVAENGIRAAARKLDEMFHERVLKVGRSFRDLVVYAAYGGSGYMTPNLYWAPGMVAPMYVLGRYWTNYTPTFMGPEDFAKSSLGRAVMEALIDDAGLCRFHRGWVEPVLDRLYTEVIGMQPNKDLYKEFAEYSMKANAEPTPWESERARDVVATMAKEIGSKEWIFEDYEDYVNWWRRFKATIDAGLGVITR; from the coding sequence GTGAAGGTACTTAGGATTAACCTTAGTGATAATTCCTGGAGGATTGAGGACACTACGGCACAGGGACCAGTGACACTCGGTGTAAAGGTTCATAATGAGGCTAATTCCTGGGGCCTAGACCCATTTGATCCCCAGGTGCCCTTCGTGATCGGTATGGGTCCCTTCGTCGGAGGCAAAATGCCAGGTTTTCATAGGTTAATGGTGGTCTTTAAGAGCCCAATGACAAGGACACTTCATGTGGCCGCCCTGGGTGGTGCTGCCTATAAGTTCATGGGGTCAGGTATTGATGTTGTGATTATAACGGGCAAGTCAAAAAGTCCTGTAGTTGCCTTTCTATCGAGTGACGGTGTTGAATTGAGGGTTGTGGAGCCCATCTTTGAGTATGGTAATTACCACGGAGCCTACGCCTTCACAAAGTACCTACTCGACACTTACAGGGAATTCTTCGTTAAGTATAATGCCAGGGCTGTGGTTGTGGGACCCGCTGCATTAAGTACATATAACGGTGCCCTTGTTTCGATCGATGTCAATCCATTGAAGGGTGAGTTCAGACCTGGGGCTGAGGACTTCGCCGCCAGGGGTGGTCCAGGCACTGCCCTAGCCATGGGTCATAACATGGTTGGTATTGTGGCCGGTGGCACGTATAGGGCGAGGTACGCCAAGGTCAATGACATGGAGTTCATTAATAAGGTTATGATTGAGTCCTTCAAGAAGCCCTTTAGGCAAGTGATGGATGAGAAGACAATTAAGTATAGGTTCGACCCAGGCATAGGTACCGGAGGTACCTTCGGTGTTAACTACCCGCACTACCGCGAGTTGCTGCCACTCTTTGGCTACAAGTCCATATATCTGCCCAGAGAGGTCAGAGCTCAACACGTGGAGGCAATACTGAGGCTTTTCTGGAAGCCCTTCAATGACGAGGTCTTCGTCAGGAGCAAGAGCTGGTATAACTGTGGTGACTTCGGGTGCTCAGTGGTTTGCAAGAAGGTTTGGCATGGTAAGAAGGTGGATTATGAACCATTCCATGCCATGGGCCCATTCATAGGTAATTACATATTTGAAGAGGCGGTACCGCTAGTTGATCTTATTGATCAGTATGGTCTGGACGCGATTGAGATGGGGCACGTGGTGGCGTGGCTATTTGATTCACTGGAGCATGGTCTGCTTAAGCCGGAGGAGGTTGGGCTTAATGATAAGCCTGTCTTCGACCCACTAAGATTTAATCCAACAATTGATTCACGGAAGAACGCCAGGTTGGCCGATGAATTGATCAGGGGGTTTGTTGGGAGATCCACGGAGGTCCTAAGGCTAGTTGCTGAAAATGGAATTAGGGCAGCAGCCAGGAAACTCGACGAGATGTTCCATGAGAGGGTACTGAAGGTTGGTAGGTCGTTTAGGGACTTGGTGGTTTATGCGGCCTACGGTGGAAGTGGCTACATGACGCCAAACCTGTACTGGGCGCCGGGCATGGTTGCGCCAATGTACGTTCTTGGCAGGTATTGGACCAACTACACGCCGACCTTCATGGGCCCCGAGGATTTCGCAAAATCCTCGCTTGGCAGGGCCGTGATGGAGGCGTTGATTGATGATGCAGGGCTTTGCAGGTTCCACAGGGGTTGGGTAGAACCTGTGCTGGATAGGCTGTACACTGAGGTAATAGGCATGCAGCCAAATAAGGACCTGTACAAGGAATTCGCAGAGTACTCAATGAAGGCAAACGCGGAACCAACACCCTGGGAGAGCGAGAGGGCCAGAGACGTAGTAGCTACAATGGCAAAGGAAATAGGATCCAAGGAATGGATATTCGAGGACTACGAAGACTACGTAAATTGGTGGAGAAGATTCAAAGCAACAATAGATGCAGGGTTAGGCGTAATCACTAGGTAA
- a CDS encoding RpoL/Rpb11 RNA polymerase subunit family protein, which produces MIKISIVKAEDSYLEAVIQGETYTLFAPLIEYLLKKPDVEYAMYDVDHPLTQNVRFKIRTKGRPPLDVIKEAVNDVLRDIEELEKGFLGG; this is translated from the coding sequence GTGATAAAGATAAGCATTGTTAAGGCTGAGGATAGCTACCTGGAGGCAGTTATACAGGGTGAGACATACACATTATTCGCACCATTAATTGAGTACCTACTCAAGAAACCAGATGTGGAGTACGCAATGTACGATGTTGACCACCCACTGACACAAAACGTCAGGTTTAAAATAAGGACTAAGGGAAGACCACCACTTGACGTAATTAAGGAAGCGGTGAATGATGTACTAAGGGATATTGAGGAACTCGAGAAGGGATTCCTAGGTGGTTAA
- the ndhC gene encoding NADH-quinone oxidoreductase subunit A — protein sequence MVLLVVMSAFIDALAILIVLVVIAIIADVAIIYIARKVAARNPNASKLQRYEAGNPPVGEARYVFPIQYVGFLLMFLGIEPIIVILLILSSVVSATLPITYVILALLVIALPSVYVGYKYALRIAYPKGFIKKSSGR from the coding sequence TTGGTATTACTGGTCGTAATGTCGGCATTCATAGATGCATTAGCGATATTAATAGTACTTGTGGTAATAGCAATAATAGCTGATGTTGCTATAATATATATAGCAAGGAAGGTTGCCGCAAGGAACCCGAATGCTTCCAAGCTACAGAGGTATGAGGCGGGTAACCCACCTGTTGGTGAAGCTAGGTACGTATTTCCGATACAATACGTTGGTTTCCTGTTGATGTTCCTGGGCATTGAACCAATCATAGTAATACTGCTGATTTTATCATCAGTTGTGTCGGCTACCCTGCCAATAACCTATGTAATACTTGCATTACTAGTAATAGCGCTACCCAGTGTTTATGTAGGTTATAAATACGCATTGAGAATAGCCTATCCCAAAGGATTTATAAAAAAGTCAAGCGGTAGGTGA
- a CDS encoding LSM domain-containing protein, with protein sequence MPRCMEIVNEELQRNLNKVILVKLRNGSEIRGVLIGYDQHLNLLLTDTEEINQRSGVKSSLMIIRGDTILFISPSIL encoded by the coding sequence ATGCCTCGCTGTATGGAGATAGTTAATGAGGAGTTACAGAGGAACCTGAATAAGGTGATACTTGTGAAGCTGAGGAATGGTTCGGAGATAAGGGGTGTGCTGATTGGTTATGATCAGCACCTAAACCTACTGTTAACAGATACCGAGGAAATAAACCAAAGGAGTGGTGTCAAGAGCAGTTTAATGATTATCAGGGGCGACACCATACTCTTCATAAGCCCATCAATACTATGA